The following are encoded together in the Peromyscus leucopus breed LL Stock chromosome 1, UCI_PerLeu_2.1, whole genome shotgun sequence genome:
- the LOC114684281 gene encoding olfactory receptor 5B12-like: MQNTSEMTQFILLGLTDAPELQVPLFIIFTFIYLTTLLGNLGMIMLILLDSRLHTPMYIFLSNLSLVDFVYASAVTPKVIEGFLTEHKIMYNECAAQMFFFIAFAIIEVFLLASMAFDRYVAVCKPLHYTITVTTTKCALLVAGCYISGLLQSSIHVFFTFHLSFCHSNVINHFFCDIPPLLAISCSDIYNNEIILFMLAGFNVTLTLLVILSSYLLIFVAILRMRSAESRKKAISTCSSHLTTVSIFYGTIIFMYLQPSTSHSMDTDKVASVFYTMIIPMLNPLVYSLRNKEVKNAFKKIAVKELSSLQLVN, translated from the coding sequence ATGCAGAATActtcagagatgactcagtttaTTCTTTTGGGGTTAACAGATGCTCCAGAGTTACAAGTCCCTTTATTTATCatcttcacttttatttatttgaccaCACTGCTTGGGAACCTTGGGATGATTATGCTGATTCTCCTGGACTCCAGACTTCACACTCCCATGTACATTTTTCTCAGTAACCTCTCACTGGTAGACTTTGTTTATGCCTCAGCTGTCACTCCCAAGGTAATAGAAGGATTTCTCACAGAACACAAGATCATGTACAATGAATGTGCTGCCCAAATGTTCTTCTTCATAGCCTTTGCAATTATTGAAGTTTTCTTGCTTGCCTCAATGGCTTTTGACCGTTATGTAGCAGTATGTAAACCCTTACATTACACTATCACCGTGACAACTACAAAATGTGCCCTGCTTGTTGCTGGTTGTTATATCAGTggactcttacaatcttccatCCATGTTTTCTTCACTTTCCATCTCTCCTTCTGTCATTCCAATGTGATTAACCACTTTTTCTGTGATATTCCGCCATTGCTTGCTATTTCTTGTTCTGatatatataataatgaaattataCTGTTTATGTTGGCTGGGTTCAATGTTACTTTAACTCTACTGGTTATCTTAAGCTCCTACCTACTTATCTTTGTTGCAATACTGAGGATGCGTTCTGCTGAGAGCCGGAAGAAGGCCATTTCCACCTGTTCATCCCACCTCACCACTGTTTCCATCTTCTATGGTACAATAATCTTCATGTACTTACAACCCAGTACTAGTCACTCCATGGACACTGACAAAGTAGCCTCTGTGTTCTACACAATGATCATTCCCATGCTAAACCCTCTTgtctacagcctgaggaacaaaGAGGTCAAGAATGCCTTCAAGAAGATTGCTGTGAAAGAACTGTCTTCACTACAATTAGTCAATTAA